The following are encoded in a window of Anopheles stephensi strain Indian chromosome X, UCI_ANSTEP_V1.0, whole genome shotgun sequence genomic DNA:
- the LOC118505348 gene encoding mucin-5AC-like produces MFPLHKGAELFLAIAILALWSGNESLAADSNQRVVCYYTNWSVYRPGTAKFTPQNINPYLCTHLIYSFGGFTKENTLKPYDKYQDIEQGGFAKFTGLKTYNKNLKTLLAIGGWNEGSSRFSPLVADAERRNQFVKNTIKFLRQNHFDGLDLDWEYPAFRDGSKPKDRENYAQLVQELREEFEREASKTGRPRLLLTMAVPAGIEYVEKGYDVPKLNKYLDWFNLLSYDYHSAYEPAVNHHSPLFSLEEASEYNFDSELNIDYSVKFYLKAGADRDKLVLGIPTYGRSYTLYNPDATDIGAPADGPGEQGDATREKGYLAYYEICSNLKDSSDWTVVQPNPKAMGPYAYKGNQWVGYDDEAIARRKAKYVAENGLGGIMFWSIDNDDFRGTCHGKPYPIIEAAKEALLASTEVGINDVASSGRPRKPNRSRSRPGSATRNRVNTDNNNEIKASFKTSPGRKVARPVRVTTTSTTTTTTTEDSLYIGGRTTTPQPPTTPDPGADFKCEDEGFFPHPRDCKKYFWCLDSPSLGLVAHQFTCPSGLVFNKLADSCDYARNVICSKTVATTSTTSTTSTTTTVATPTTSTTPRPRLTIPTNRNNFFNRGTFTTTTTTEPTVEVDYSDEDNTETQPEEDPKVIKELIALIKKVGGIEELEKQLQAQEDGSILLKDAASDQISTTAPTISKSLYERVLSRTGTVGQKFRPAITFTQQDKTGSLPENKYSSVVRNSYTNSRVGPQNEGLDQLPEFEGVFREKPKYVTLQRVRPTKATSIEDRYDDDEDIDEEENQPSTFTTSKPTSVPKYVSIRRQRPTTVAEQDSELDSDDAAQDEDREPEKASAGGAQYNTVNRNWNRRPTEASNVAESEPERSSPNRYNTIDRRRTTSIPYTSSRLQDAERDDVGTDSSLLVPSTDFQTIYTTASTTTIDPSQSSEPNLIPYSTRQYSSVERVNSNTISNDNDRSGNSESSSSNSSNDSDSSTGSDTAAAKPTNLAFASATSAPAGDSAEEPEQVQVLSNVEYQPSSEVTDTTVPIVSTLHRTDDGINGDGANAPLGESMLEVTTILNTGESVTGSSVSSLDAGLEGSDTFANNDKSFEPLYDGGEKGFTDYEAIVTTTTTTSAPSVPSTTAVPATASSLTNDATSNSVFKFTRTRKPSITTTTTATLEPVTNPSRKVPPGSGVASIKAAPRPFAAGARRTRPTRLPDTANSLATTAAPEQESTTLRSVKVSFSNAQRFDLSASRQRRVGTATPESSEVLDGRQSNEQPATRATVRGNRGRVRFRTVAEPSVATSAPLSSDDSQSTRSSNKFASTTTQTTRRRSRPSTGELATNRFAIGRTTTVSSTASTPTAEPLTTVSDRGSLRRVNFSLYSGRRTSEPVSTSSTEEPRIETESYDSVTPAEIKSYTRVAEDPFMAQERILLTLGTALRYGFSSRNELTSGTPSPTFPTQPVQEFSSTPGPARSTFKGRPFGRENVDNMENNGLAENLNDMSTEQANLAFFEDTATPDGRLLSELTTVYNVNAAEVDTTTPQPRKLVSSSLRDRYTASSTTEAVDTTLNVVVSEVNTNKTFIPGRTRPTRPSRLRTTLDASTGSTASEQEATRSPSRRPFIARKQPDAVSASRFSPPEESFGNDVTERATGISTTKRQRVNRRRTTTTAAPTTGTTAADASSVTRGRNAFNTDQRRQRLPGNRFLKTASTPTSTEAFTAEPTFPDSNVANSDFTTVITDTSNEIASGYDLLNSDNLLNLPNLRTNEDIDEEDATETLSTLAVAVTEANPSSNLVSGSLSQQTKPQKLTSSDGTRINDSQQIESESIPSRSSTRVFGGGATRRKFTGKFVTTEAPEPTEPIKKFVPTRRNRPSFSLARNSRLSTTTEDSAIVATTADADGNVSGGPAPFVPSRKRKPLQLGSRTSTTAAPVNENANGEDSVQPSARPTRRRPAYSLNRPARPQAFENSFDKATVTSKPVEQKSINRTSVLLPKRPNLFARTTTTTSTTTAAPLEADDSDRTTLEDRFTSSEEQRYSGEENEGDNEIQRQGKRLFGQLGSDASNSLVPQEVDTEKPRPEPTYGGVRRPGSRVGPTPARVQPNSGSNRFIFKNNQPAATGTADGSASVTTQRTFTTRTRRPFGNVGGYKPTAQNGTVLSGDSGAPVAGSVTTPRPRFTPTTRTRPTFGRLRSTTASLASKPDAGTDGERVVVASTLNDLEQGAGFATRRYQPRKPTSRRNFTSVSVPVTSVGSGVGSFYNGTRAGQNVTLPAVFLLTTKDTAEGIQQTTPSQTYKETTLSAAEFPTDDTKQPHDSTTAFTVVSPIATDELTPTTTTTTTTTTTSPWLLETVNGAENTTSYEDTVNTFRTTTEYYTASDETHYTTLNTADTIYTINDNIDIDDVNVLQDRSRTSTTTVKPTTLYHVFSIDKENESVPSSTEIYRTEEQEIELPAANRTDKLVKIHRVVEIYTKNTSNPDELPVMQKLGEINRKIIIRLVEPNRANNRTTSGTSSSSYTTTTLGSGAPVTERADDEDTDNGRGRTVVLSSNSVFTVETSTIPLEGLFDPEKGVGYPTTDMPPQADSEQDVPTVAPHPEIERISSVDFSSATGASPLEQDDELPAVTQLAAETDRYVQVTSLRPDLTDDTDTESSNDDRQQQGNGYKPQTTDYYLAPADELTTTATVAAEPEETTFKSVTMSTTRTTPVVVSSSTQREIVHKYTLPAEFSFQEPSSETTTTKTTTTPATTTTTTTTTSSSSAPEVLTTTVADLPSGSSTVVDRVQSLVLPSKESKKKYTKRPESVLTASRVSDFAYSRDSSAEADNERVIATTEPLFMTEPAPATTTKATNTRHYTNNRKYVSSLSLRPNFSTPEATQNVGGGGPSYRKSKDIPVVPLPKVISSKSATQRVPTTTESTTTTTTTTTTTTPAPITKIDFNIKYVLPVNLPDANSHELKIESKNDKYSIPLSPILRPDFITREISGERQDRQFSPVYRPELDNDELTRQLTSDADPVALEAEHLDREILGDGDGRQSAESGASLDSGTAEQLVSHSIPSSAAYFLRRTAEVYRRPQVRPQYRPSLRRPSGSGKPSTSSREQQQQPDTTTERTKSTRRSEVPSASIEQATSDQQQPTTTPAPSLLVRRRRPTTASSYLAKIANRQRPGTVMSSTEETTTTTTTITRSEVSQSNRVSSRPNLTNNSLRRKYGPANRTGYTGSTAAGAGSESTTATIPNASSEASPGAEVSTRPVNSLFKRRNNGSPLTRTTTPTPLEANPSSTGAPVSSKFFKKNKYRIGAPGAGPTVERSNVNEQPTVPPALQTLDPSGVDQNIEPSIRQNSKLYNAKNRYQQIGEHDDGEPIEQELLDALTTLSRAPLPIVSTTTVRNGYDGVVDKEWASQQQKQAPFVAEVNGRATTHKYNVTHDYPNALGYSVPAQATSTHKLQTPIQRPRIATHSEYYYQQTTPGLIYNSPIATATISPRQDTTVLAQFPRNHQPAHYERQPSSGRRKQKDDITGRTYRPAPIDYDYYDDGDTRKVGKSSSQVKVIMHGPGIIECLDQGNFPHPLSCKKFISCAKMEIGGVIGWEYTCPKGLSYDPVGGICNWSAGLGCNE; encoded by the exons ATGTTTCCG CTTCACAAAGGAGCGGAGCTATTCTTGGCAATAGCGATACTAGCATTATGGAGCGGCAATGAATCACTGGCAGCCGACAGCAACCAGCGCGTCGTGTGCTACTACACAAACTGGTCCGTCTACCGACCGGGCACCGCCAAGTTCACACCGCAAAACATCAACCCGTATCTCTGCACCCATCTGATCTACTCGTTCGGTGGCTTTACGAAGGAAAACACGTTGAAACCGTACGACAAGTACCAGGATATCGAGCAAG GTGGATTTGCCAAGTTTACCGGGCTGAAGACGTACAACAAAAATCTGAAAACGTTGCTGGCAATCGGTGGCTGGAATGAGGGTTCGTCGCGTTTCTCACCGCTGGTGGCGGACGCCGAACGACGCAACCAGTTCGTAAAGAATACGATCAAATTTTTGCGCCAAAATCATTTCGATGGGCTCGACCTGGACTGGGAGTATCCGGCGTTCCGGGATGGTTCGAAGCCGAAGGATCGGGAGAACTATGCCCAGCTGGTGCAGGAGTTGCGCGAGGAGTTTGAGCGTGAGGCGTCGAAGACGGGCCGTCCAAGGTTGCTGCTGACGATGGCTGTACCGGCCGGTATCGAGTACGTCGAGAAGGGTTACGATGTGCCGAAGCTGAACAAGTATCTGGATTGGTTCAATCTACTGTCGTACGATTATCATAGTGCGTACGAACCGGCAGTCAATCATCATTCGCCGTTGTTTTCGCTGGAGGAGGCGTCCGAGTATAACTTCGACTCGGAGCTCAACATT GATTATAGTGTGAAGTTCTACCTGAAAGCTGGTGCAGATCGTGACAAGCTTGTGCTTGGTATTCCAACGTACGGTCGCTCGTACACGCTGTACAACCCGGACGCTACCGACATTGGTGCGCCGGCCGACGGTCCCGGAGAGCAGGGTGATGCAACGCGCGAAAAAGGCTACCTAGCGTACTACGAAATTTGCTCCAACCTTAAGGACAGCTCCGACTGGACGGTGGTCCAGCCCAATCCGAAAGCAATGGGTCCGTACGCGTACAAGGGTAACCAGTGGGTCGGCTACGACGATGAGGCAATCGCACGCCGCAAGGCAAAGTACGTCGCCGAGAACGGGCTCGGTGGTATCATGTTCTGGTCGATCGATAACGATGACTTTAGGGGAACCTGTCACGGCAAACCGTACCCTATCATTGAAGCAGCCAAGGAAGCACTGCTGGCCAGCACAGA AGTGGGCATAAACGATGTTGCTTCATCGGGCCGACCGCGGAAACCGAACCGTTCGCGCAGTCGCCCTGGTTCAGCAACGCGCAACCGTGTGAATACTGACAACAATAACGAAATTAAGGCATCGTTCAAAACATCTCCAGGGCGTAAGGTAGCGCGGCCGGTACGTGTTACAAcgaccagcaccaccaccacgaccacgacGGAAGATTCTTTGTACATTGGCGGAAGAACCACAACACCGCAGCCGCCAACTACTCCTGATCCAGGCGCAG ATTTCAAATGCGAAGATGAAGGTTTCTTCCCGCATCCACGCGATTGCAAAAAATACTTCTGGTGTTTGGATAGTCCCAGCCTCGGTCTGGTGGCGCATCAGTTTACCTGCCCATCGGGGCTGGTGTTTAACAAGCTGGCCGATTCGTGCGATTACGCTCGTAATGTGATCTGCTCCAAGACCGTCGCAACGACTTCAACCACAAGCACGACGAGCACCACCACAACGGTGGCAACACCCACCACATCAACCACACCGCGACCGCGCCTCACAATTCCCACCAATCGCAATAACTTCTTCAACCGTGGAACGTTtaccaccacgaccaccacgGAACCGACCGTGGAGGTAGACTACTCCGACGAGGATAACACCGAAACGCAGCCAGAGGAGGACCCGAAGGTGATCAAGGAGCTGATTGCACTGATCAAAAAGGTTGGCGGCATTGAGGAGCTGGAGAAGCAGCTCCAGGCGCAGGAAGATGGGTCCATACTGTTGAAAGATGCGGCCTCGGATCAAATATCGACGACAGCACCAACCATTAGCAAATCGCTGTACGAACGTGTACTGAGCCGTACTGGAACGGTGGGACAGAAGTTCCGCCCGGCCATCACCTTCACCCAGCAGGATAAGACGGGTTCGCTGCCGGAGAACAAATACTCATCGGTGGTGCGCAACTCGTACACGAACAGTCGCGTAGGACCGCAAAATGAAGGACTCGACCAGTTGCCCGAATTTGAGGGTGTGTTCCGCGAGAAGCCTAAGTACGTCACGTTGCAACGAGTGCGTCCGACTAAGGCAACTTCGATCGAGGATCGgtacgatgacgatgaggatATAGACGAGGAAGAGAATCAACCGTCTACGTTCACAACGAGCAAACCGACCTCCGTTCCGAAGTACGTCAGTATCAGACGTCAGCGTCCGACAACGGTTGCCGAGCAGGACAGTGAGCTAGACAGTGATGATGCGGCACAGGACGAAGATCGTGAGCCGGAGAAAGCTTCTGCAGGTGGTGCGCAGTACAATACGGTGAATCGTAACTGGAACCGCAGGCCGACAGAGGCATCGAATGTGGCGGAAAGTGAACCGGAGCGTTCGTCTCCAAATCG CTACAACACCATCGATCGTAGACGGACGACCAGCATACCGTACACCAGCAGTCGGCTGCAGGATGCCGAACGTGATGATGTAGGCACAGATTCTTCTCTTTTGGTACCATCTACAGACTTCCAAACCATATACACTACAGCTTCCACCACCACGATCGATCCATCACAATCTTCAGAACCAAACTTGATACCTTACAGCACACGACAGTATAGTAGTGTTGAGCGCGTTAACAGCAACACCATTAGCAACGACAACGACCGCAGCGGCAATAGCgaaagtagtagtagtaatagtagtaacGATAGCGATAGTAGTACTGGCAGCGATACTGCTGCCGCCAAACCGACCAATTTAGCATTCGCAAGCGCAACCAGTGCCCCGGCCGGCGACAGTGCTGAAGAGCCGGAGCAGGTGCAGGTGCTGTCGAATGTCGAGTACCAGCCTTCTTCGGAGGTGACTGACACCACTGTGCCAATTGTTTCTACCTTGCACAGAACGGACGATGGTATTAACGGTGACGGTGCAAACGCACCGCTCGGTGAATCGATGCTAGAGGTAACCACCATACTAAACACAGGTGAAAGCGTTACTGGTAGTAGTGTTAGCAGTCTGGACGCTGGTTTGGAGGGTAGTGATACATTTGCTAATAACGATAAGAGCTTCGAGCCACTGTACGATGGTGGTGAGAAAGGGTTCACCGACTACGAGGCGATcgttaccaccaccacgacgacCAGTGCACCGTCGGTGCCGTCGACCACGGCGGTCCCAGCGACGGCTAGTTCCCTCACTAACGATGCTACTTCTAACTCAGTTTTCAAATTCACAAGAACTAGGAAACCATcgattaccaccaccaccaccgctacaCTAGAACCTGTCACTAACCCTAGTCGGAAAGTTCCCCCGGGAAGTGGTGTTGCTTCGATAAAGGCAGCCCCACGCCCATTCGCAGCAGGCGCACGTCGCACACGTCCGACGCGCCTGCCAGACACTGCGAACAGCTTAGCTACCACTGCCGCGCCAGAGCAAGAGTCGACGACACTCCGATCGGTAAAGGTGAGTTTTTCCAATGCCCAGAGATTTGATCTTTCAGCAAGCCGGCAGCGTAGAGTCGGTACCGCTACGCCCGAAAGTAGCGAAGTGTTAGATGGTAGACAGAGTAATGAGCAGCCCGCGACACGCGCCACCGTGCGTGGTAACCGTGGCCGGGTGCGATTCCGTACTGTGGCCGAGCCATCGGTCGCCACCTCCGCACCACTCTCTAGCGATGATTCGCAAAGCACTAGATCTTCGAACAAGTTTGCTAGCACAACCACTCAAACTACGCGTCGCCGCTCGAGACCATCTACCGGAGAACTAGCCACCAATCGTTTCGCCATCGGGCGTACTACGACGGTCAGCTCCACGGCGAGCACACCGACAGCCGAACCGTTGACAACCGTCTCCGACCGTGGCTCGTTACGTCGCGTTAACTTTAGCCTGTACAGTGGACGTCGGACGAGCGAACCGGTGTCCACATCGTCCACCGAAGAACCACGCATAGAGACGGAATCGTACGACAGCGTGACACCGGCAGAGATTAAATCGTACACACGCGTCGCAGAGGATCCGTTCATGGCGCAGGAACGCATACTGCTTACGCTCGGTACCGCGCTACGGTACGGTTTTAGCAGCCGTAATGAGCTGACCAGTGGCACACCAAGTCCCACCTTCCCGACGCAACCGGTGCAAGAGTTTTCAAGCACACCAGGTCCGGCCCGTTCCACCTTCAAGGGTCGTCCGTTTGGGCGCGAAAATGTGGACAACATGGAAAATAATGGGTTGGCCGAAAACTTAAACGACATGTCAACGGAACAGGCAAATCTGGCGTTCTTTGAAGACACTGCCACACCTGACGGTCGATTACTAAGCGAGCTAACAACGGTGTACAATGTGAACGCGGCTGAAGTCGACACAACTACTCCACAGCCGAGAAAACTCGTGTCGTCCAGCTTAAGAGATCGGTACACTGCCAGCAGTACAACGGAAGCCGTCGATACCACACTAAACGTGGTAGTTTCCGAAGTCAATACGAACAAAACGTTCATCCCGGGCCGCACACGTCCAACACGCCCGTCTCGGCTCCGTACGACATTAGATGCTAGCACAGGATCGACCGCGAGCGAGCAGGAAGCAACCAGATCACCATCGCGTAGACCGTTTATCGCAAGAAAGCAACCTGACGCTGTCAGTGCGTCACGTTTCTCGCCACCGGAAGAATCGTTCGGTAACGATGTGACGGAACGGGCGACGGGTATTTCAACGACCAAACGGCAACGTGTAAACCGTCGTCGTACCACTACCACGGCGGCACCTACTACCGGCACTACTGCAGCTGACGCAAGTTCTGTCACACGCGGACGTAACGCTTTCAACACCGATCAACGCCGACAGCGATTGCCAGGCAACCGGTTTTTGAAGACCGCCTCTACGCCGACTTCTACGGAAGCGTTCACGGCGGAACCCACGTTCCCGGACAGTAATGTGGCTAACTCGGACTTTACCACCGTGATCACCGACACGTCTAACGAAATTGCTTCGGGATATGATTTGCTTAACAGCGACAACTTGCTCAACCTACCAAATCTTCGCACCAATGAAGACATTGACGAGGAAGACGCTACCGAAACGCTGTCCACGCTAGCCGTGGCTGTTACTGAAGCGAATCCGAGCTCCAATTTGGTTTCGGGCAGTCTATCGCAGCAAACGAAGCCTCAGAAGCTAACCAGCTCTGATGGTACGCGTATTAACGATAGTCAACAGATTGAGTCCGAATCTATCCCAAGCCGTAGCTCGACGAGAGTattcggtggtggtgcgacCAGACGTAAGTTTACCGGAAAGTTTGTCACGACAGAGGCACCGGAACCGACGGAACCGATAAAGAAGTTTGTGCCGACGCGCCGAAACCGCCCCTCATTCTCGCTAGCCCGTAATAGCCGACTGTCGACCACTACGGAAGACAGTGCGATTGTCGCTACTACCGCAGACGCAGACGGTAACGTTTCAGGCGGTCCGGCACCGTTCGTACCATCGCGTAAACGTAAGCCACTGCAGCTCGGTAGCCGCACATCCACTACGGCAGCACCGGTGAATGAGAATGCGAACGGTGAAGATTCGGTCCAACCGTCCGCACGTCCAACAAGGCGTCGTCCGGCCTACTCACTGAACCGTCCGGCAAGACCACAAGCGTTTGAGAATTCGTTCGACAAAGCAACGGTAACGTCAAAGCCAGTTGAGCAAAAGTCGATCAATCGCACCTCGGTACTGCTACCGAAGCGACCGAATCTATTCGCAcgtactactaccaccaccagcacgacAACTGCCGCACCGTTGGAAGCGGACGATTCGGACAGAACGACGCTGGAGGACAGATTCACGTCCTCGGAAGAACAGCGCTACAGTGGTGAGGAGAATGAGGGAGACAATGAAATTCAACGTCAGGGTAAGAGACTGTTTGGGCAGCTGGGTAGTGATGCCAGCAATAGCTTGGTCCCGCAAGAAGTCGACACAGAAAAACCACGCCCAGAACCTACGTACGGTGGAGTGCGAAGACCGGGATCTCGCGTCGGTCCGACACCGGCCCGTGTTCAGCCGAACTCTGGCAGTAATAGGTTCATTTTCAAGAACAACCAACCAGCTGCAACAGGTACTGCGGACGGTTCCGCATCTGTGACCACGCAACGCACATTTACAACTCGCACTAGACGTCCGTTCGGCAATGTTGGAGGATACAAACCAACGGCACAAAATGGTACCGTACTGAGCGGTGACTCTGGAGCACCGGTTGCAGGTAGTGTCACTACACCGAGACCACGGTTTACTCCAACGACGCGTACGCGTCCCACATTCGGTCGACTACGGTCCACCACTGCCTCGCTGGCGAGTAAACCGGACGCAGGCACGGATGGTGAGCGTGTGGTAGTCGCCTCGACACTGAACGATCTGGAGCAGGGTGCAGGTTTCGCCACGCGACGCTACCAGCCACGTAAACCAACCAGCCGACGTAACTTTACCTCCGTTAGCGTACCGGTAACGTCGGTGGGTAGTGGTGTGGGCAGTTTTTACAATGGTACGCGCGCGGGACAGAACGTAACACTGCCGGCGGTGTTCTTACTAACAACGAAAGATACGGCAGAGGGCATACAACAGACGACACCATCACAAACGTACAAGGAGACAACGCTATCTGCGGCCGAGTTTCCAACCGACGATACAAAACAGCCTCACGATTCAACGACCGCTTTTACCGTCGTTTCGCCTATCGCTACGGATGAGctaacaccaacaacaacaactaccaccaccaccaccaccacatcgCCCTGGCTTCTGGAGACAGTAAACGGGGCCGAAAACACTACCTCGTACGAGGATACAGTCAACACATTCAGAACCACCACCGAATACTACACCGCATCTGATGAGACTCACTACACCACACTGAATACGGCTGACACGATCTACACGATTAATGATAATATCGATATTGATGATGTCAATGTATTGCAGGACCGTAGTAGAACGTCGACGACCACCGTCAAGCCCACCACGCTGTACCACGTGTTCTCGATCGATAAGGAGAACGAATCGGTCCCATCCTCCACCGAGATTTATCGCACCGAGGAGCAAGAGATCGAGCTGCCGGCGGCCAACCGAACGGACAAGCTGGTCAAGATACACCGGGTGGTCGAAATCTACACGAAGAACACAAGCAATCCGGACGAGCTGCCCGTCATGCAGAAGCTTGGTGAGATCAATCGCAAGATTATCATACGGCTGGTAGAACCGAACCGGGCCAACAATCGCACCACGAgcggcaccagcagcagcagctacaccACGACCACGCTCGGTAGCGGTGCTCCGGTAACGGAGCGTGCCGACGATGAGGATACGGATAATGGGCGAGGTCGCACCGTCGTCCTGTCGTCGAACAGTGTGTTCACGGTGGAGACGTCCACCATTCCTCTCGAAGGTTTGTTTGATCCGGAGAAGGGTGTCGGATACCCGACCACTGACATGCCACCGCAGGCAGATAGCGAACAGGACGTGCCAACCGTGGCTCCGCATCCAGAAATTGAGCGCATTTCGAGCGTAGACTTTAGCTCGGCAACAGGTGCCAGCCCGCTGGAACAGGACGACGAACTGCCGGCAGTGACGCAGCTTGCTGCAGAGACCGATCGCTACGTGCAGGTAACTAGCTTGCGGCCGGACTTGACAGACGATACGGATACGGAGTCGAGCAACGATGACAGACAGCAGCAGGGCAACGGGTACAAACCACAGACCACTGACTACTACCTTGCCCCGGCCGATGAACTAACCACGACGGCAACGGTAGCGGCAGAACCGGAAGAAACCACCTTCAAAAGCGTGACGATGAGTACGACCCGCACCACACCGGTAGTGGTATCGTCCTCGACTCAGCGCGAAATCGTGCACAAGTACACACTGCCGGCCGAGTTCTCTTTCCAAGAGCCGTCCAGCGAAACGACCACCACGAAGACAACCACGacaccagccaccaccacaaccaccaccaccaccaccagctcatCATCAGCTCCGGAAGTACTGACGACCACGGTGGCGGACCTACCGTCCGGCAGTAGTACGGTGGTCGATCGCGTACAGTCGCTGGTGTTGCCAAGCAAGGAGAGCAAGAAAAAGTACACCAAGCGCCCGGAATCGGTCCTTACTGCGTCGCGGGTATCCGACTTTGCGTACAGCAGGGACAGTTCCGCCGAAGCTGACAATGAGCGGGTGATAGCGACTACCGAACCACTGTTCATGACCGAACCGGCCCCAGCCACCACGACTAAAGCCACCAACACACGCCACTACACAAACAATCGCAAGTACGTGTCGTCGCTATCGCTGCGGCCTAACTTTAGCACACCGGAAGCTACCCAGaacgttggtggtggtggtccatCGTACAGGAAGTCGAAAGACATTCCCGTGGTACCGCTACCGAAGGTGATCAGCTCAAAGTCGGCTACGCAACGCGTACCCACTACTACCGAATCGACGACtacgacgaccacgacgacaacgacgaccacGCCCGCACCAATCACTAAGATCGACTTCAACATCAAGTACGTGCTGCCGGTCAACCTGCCGGACGCTAACTCGCACGAGCTCAAGATCGAAAGCAAGAATGACAAGTACAGCATACCGCTGTCACCGATACTGAGGCCAGATTTTATCACGCGCGAAATATCCGGCGAACGGCAGGATCGTCAGTTTTCGCCCGTCTACCGGCCCGAGCTGGATAACGATGAGCTGACGCGCCAACTGACCAGCGACGCCGATCCGGTCGCACTCGAGGCGGAACATCTGGACCGCGAAATACTTGGCGACGGTGACGGTAGACAGTCGGCGGAGAGTGGCGCATCGCTTGACAGCGGTACGGCAGAACAGCTCGTCAGCCATAGTATACCGTCGTCCGCGGCATACTTCTTGCGCCGTACGGCCGAG GTTTACCGGCGTCCACAGGTGCGTCCACAGTACCGTCCGAGTTTGAGACGTCCATCCGGCAGCGGTAAGCCAAGCACGTCCTCcagagagcagcagcagcagccagacACCACGACCGAACGCACTAAGAGCACGCGACGCTCTGAAGTGCCCTCTGCCAGCATCGAGCAGGCGACCtccgatcagcagcagccgacgaCAACGCCGGCCCCGTCACTGCTGGTACGCCGTCGCCGTCCCACCACCGCCTCGAGCTATCTGGCCAAAATTGCGAACCGACAGCGGCCGGGCACTGTGATGTCATCGACGGaggaaaccaccaccaccaccaccaccatcaccaggtCCGAGGTGTCGCAAAGCAACCGAGTCAGCAGCCGTCCGAACCTCACCAACAACAGCTTACGGCGCAAATATGGACCCGCTAATAGAACCGGTTACACTGGCAGCACGGCGGCCGGTGCGGGCAGCGAgagcaccaccgccaccatccCCAACGCTAGCAGCGAGGCGAGCCCAGGTGCAG AGGTATCCACTCGACCGGTAAACTCATTGTTTAAACGGCGAAACAATGGTTCTCCGCTGACGCGCACCACAACACCGACCCCGCTGGAAGCGAACCCATCGTCAACCGGAGCCCCGGTTAGCAGTAAGTTCTTCAAGAAAAATAAGTACCGCATCGGTGCGCCCGGCGCCGGACCAACCGTCGAACGTAGCAATGTCAACGAGCAGCCAACAGTGCCACCAGCCCTGCAGACACTAGATCCGTCCGGTGTGGATCAAAACATTGAACCCAGCATAAGACAGAACAGCAAGCTGTACAATGCGAAGAATCGCTATCAGCAGATCGGTGAGCATGACGATGGTGAGCCGATCGAGCAGGAGCTGCTCGATGCGCTCACGACACTATCCCGTGCTCCACTGCCTATCGTCAGCACCACTACCGTACGCAACGGGTACGACGGTGTGGTGGACAAGGAGTGGGCAAGCCAACAGCAGAAGCAGGCCCCGTTTGTGGCGGAAGTGAATGGACGAGCGACCACGCACAAGTACAACGTCACACACGACTATCCTAACGCGCTCGGATACAGCGTCCCAGCACAGGCGACGTCAACGCACAAATTGC AGACACCTATCCAGCGACCCCGTATCGCAACGCACTCCGAGTACTACTACCAGCAGACGACACCGGGACTCATCTACAACTCACCGATCGCAACAGCTACCATCAGTCCACGGCAGGACACAACCGTCCTGGCGCAGTTCCCGCGTAACCATCAACCGGCACACTACGAACGGCAACCGAGCAGTGgcagaagaaagcaaaaggatgacatTACCGGACGTACCTATCGTCCTGCGCCAATCGATTACGATTACTACGATGATGGAGATACTCGCAAGGTTGGGAAATCCAGTTCGCAG GTTAAAGTGATTATGCACGGACCAGGCATTATAGAGTGTCTCGATCAGGGCAACTTTCCACATCCGCTGTCATGCAAAAAGTTCATCTCGTGTGCCAAAATGGAGATCGGAGGCGTCATCGGTTGGGAGTATACCTGCCCGAAGGGTCTCAGTTACGATCCGGTCGGCGGCATCTGCAACTGGTCCGCCGGGTTGGGTTGCAACGAATGA